Sequence from the Numida meleagris isolate 19003 breed g44 Domestic line chromosome 2, NumMel1.0, whole genome shotgun sequence genome:
GAGAATTATCTGCAATGTGTAAGGACAAAGACAGACACCAATACTCTGTCTAGCACATGTATCTCCTCGTTTTCCTTATGGGTTAGGAACAGCTTTTGGAATGGTTCTGattgttttctctgcaaatcCAGATCTAGAAATAAGGCTGATTGCTGCTGTTGAGGGTGGAAAGTTCCTCTTTCATTTATAATCTGTATGTTATTGTGGTTTCTCTTGGCTgggaaatttcatttttatttctaatctCAGCCATGTGTCGGTCAGTTCTGACTTAAGTTCCCTTcaccctctccctgctgtgcaGGTCTGCAAGCCATAttgcaaacatatttttctgcatgggtGGGAGATAGCATTGTGGTTTGGAGCTTTGCTATTGATATcaggatttctctttttctttctttgaaacattttttttcctttaaaaatagagTTGATGGTAAACAGCTTTAGTTTAGGTCCCAGGGGGAGGTGCAGTGAACATTTTCATGTAAGTTTGAATAGCAGCAGTAAATCACCATTTCCCAACTTCTCTAATGGATTCAATGATACAATCATCATCTCATGAAATCTCCAGCTTGATCCTTTATTGAGACTATGAAGAAGAATAGAAGTTGAAACCCTGTGGTCTACGCATGTAAGTAAACCTCACTCCAGTAACTTAGGACCACACTATTATGGTTTACTACCAGTGGAATGTAATTAGGACAGTGTTTCATCCTTCCCCAAAATAACATTGTCCTGCAAAAGGGCAGCTTTATAAAAATCATTCAAAAGGCCAATAAGTCACCAATCCTTTCCAGTCTTTTTAACACTGGTTACCCTGCAGTTTTGTCTCACTTGTTTCAGCTGTTGGCTCCTGTCGAGTAAAGATTTACTTCTCAGGTATATTCACCTCAGTCAGATCTTGAATTTGGACAAAATGCCCACTTTGCAAAAACTTCTGCCGTTTGAAATGCAAGACTCTCACTTTTACTTTTCTCCCAGTcacttggttttcttttgaaaaggggcagtgaagaaaatgtcattttaaatgcGAGGAAGAGGTCCAGTACTGCAAAACTAACATTCAGCTGGCTGTCCATGTGCCAAAGGCAACAGAATATTGACCCAAGATACTAATATTGATTTATgatattaaacagaaatattttactaaacTCACATGTTTATATGTGAGTAAGCTTGACAGGACTGGTTATTTTCAAAGGGTGCACACTTGGCAGATTAATTTTATTACTCGACCACTTTAAGCACATActgtccttccttctttcaAGGGCTATTGGCTGTTTCAGTCTATAGAATCTTTGCTTCCGAcatcctttcatttttacatgTTCCATCAGGAGCTGAATGAAGGAAACAATGACTTTGAAACAGTATGCAGCTGTTTGCTGTAGAAGCTGTAGTATGAAATACAGCCGTCTTTCTTATGCCTaaggaaagctttttttgttgttttttgtttgttagctGACAAGTGATGCTTATTTGGGCCTTTCAATTACCAACGATTTTGAGTCATGCAAAGGgatttctctccttcccacccTATTCAGCTGTGATGACAGTGGGATTTGAAAGACGCGCTTTGGAGCACGCTTCTGCCCAGTTCAGGATGCCTCTAGCAAGGACTGGCACAGGTTCAGAGGATGGTGATTATTCCCGCAGAGTTCTAATTCGTGCTCAGGGGAACCACACGAGGGAGCACTTTCACCTTCAAAAAATGCCATTCCCCTCCGCGAGTGAGTCCCCAGATACCTTCTCACTTCTCGCCTCCGCGCTGCAAAGCCAGTGGCTTGATTTTCTTGCTCTGCATAAGTGAGCAAAGCTGGCGTGTAGCACTCGAAGCTCACTGGTGACTCTTCTTTATCAGACAGAAGAGCTTCAACCTTTGGATTCACTGTGTATCTTCCTGGCACCAGAGCTGGTACCTTCGAACTGCCACTAAGTGCTGTGACTGTTGCCAACCCTGAAAGTTGACCATCCATTGTGGatttcagcagaggaaatggAAGGAGATGGCTGTTTAACTATTCATCTCCAGGGGAGTCTCCCCATTAAACGTTTTAGAACCGTGTAAGACCAGGCTCTGGTTTGTTGGCTTTGTTtgtgggttgggtttttttgcatcAGTTTCTGGGAATGCTTGTGAAACCAGTATCATCCCAACCAACCACTCTGACAGCCTACCATCCAGCCCCGCCATCCCCAGCTCCAGTAGTAGAACGGCAAGACAAGCTGCAAACACATCCAACAACATGCTTTTTGAGGAACtagctctgctcttcctccGGGGAATAAATGTAAACGCCGAGCCCTGCAGTCACACTGCTGCATTGCAGGAGGCACTGTGAACAGGCTCCACAACCTCCTCGTCTGCATCCACTCAGCCctgggctcctgcagctgccattACCACTGGTAGCTGTTGCCATGACACTTTATGCTCCTACTGAGCACTGAAAGTGAtgattttctactttttaacCACATCTGGTGTAGAAAAAGCATTCTGCTGGCTATTTGCAAGCGGtggaaaaatgttaatttatggTATTTCCCAGTCTATTCAAGTAGCTGGTATTTTAATTATGGCACAGGTACTGTAAAAACACTAAGCCACAATAATTCATAAAGCTGTATTCCATGTTCTTCTTATTGGTATGCTCAATAGTATGAAATAGACAGGGCAGTTAGACTAAAACACCATTTTTAAAGTAGAACTAACTGCAGCCTTTCAACCATCGGACAGtcacatttctgcaaaataaagctTAATAACTttttaggtttttatttctcagtcttGTCCACTAAAAGCACTTTTTCATTATTGCTTCTTCCTATcttttataattttgttttctttttttttaagatctttgCTGGTTACACGTGTTGGAAAAGTAATTACTTGGCGTGAGCAATGAAACAGATGTGTTGCAAATCAATCAGCCCCTCCccatcagaaggaaaaaaatacacgAAAAACTCTTTTTCCACACAGACATGAAACTGAAGGTAGCAGGAACAGTGATATGTGACAGTTTACAGTTCTCCAGAAACCAAAGGTAAATTAAAATCTACAAGTTCTTGCCAGGCCCCTCAACTCTTCAGTAAGGCGGGACGATGAGAGTCGAAGCAGTTCTTTTTTGGAAGTAGCTCTTCATGGACAGAGAGTGGGGTGAAAGATGTTTTGTAACCATGTCCTGGCCCCCAGACATTCTAGAGGGGTACTGgtgataattttaaaaggtgaaTATAgtaaaaatgctggaaaaagtTTGTCAGCAAGTATTGCTAGGCAGCATGCACAAgagtgaataaaataaattatacaccacattttcttttcaaacaagCTTTAAATAGTCCATATGTAACAGAATCATGTGTTACAGACAAGAAATTCATTCTGTCAAAGCACAGGATGAGTGTTTCTCCCTGTCATTCTTTCCAAATTACAGActtcttaggaaaaaatatttcaagacattatattttagaaaataaaattatgctacaaaaaaacaacaaaaaagaagacGGTAAAATAGACCGGTGATGTACAAGTTATCTGAAGAATGTTAGCAAACAGgtacttacaaaaaaaaaataaaacaacgCACAGGAGCGAACGTAAAGGCTTTAAAATCACAGATTCTACGCAGGCTAATTCAGTATCAAAAAGCAGAATGCATAGGCTTTATTATATACTTTGTAGTTCATGCATTTGTGTGTGCAGATAAAATACACTTAAAGACATGTATGTAAATGCCTTGAAGAAGATGTCTGAACTCCTCCCCAGCACCATCAGTTAGCTGCAGGGAGGAATTTAACCCaggtttatttcttttaatacacTGGCCTAATCCAATACCACGACGTGTAAAAGGAAgttaagtgaaagaaagaaacaggtaTTTCCTCCGAGCCACTCCAAGACACCGGGACAAAGATCCAAACCCACTTTTTTGGTCATCACAGTCACTGGAATGTTatggcagcagcaccagcccagacggttctcagctgtgtttcagaaagTTGCTCCAAGAAGAACGATCCAAGGCTTGAGTGccaaaaaatagaaattaactCTGTACTACATACATACGTACATAGATGgctcttttcagaaaataagggCGCTACTGAATATGGGGCAATATGGAATATGCATTAAGATATACAAGTAAAATCTTCTTGAGTCACCTTCACTCAGAGGGATAAGTcttcttaaaatataataataataataatacttctTTATACTTGCCACTTGTTAGCAATTGTTTACATCGTAGAAAAATAGATAGTATTCTGTAACAAGAAATATAgttattttgttaaaatggGCTATTTTAAACCAGCTACTATTCTTTCATATAAAGAATTTctaaacagcaaaacaagaataGGTAATACCGAGTGCAAAACAGCCAGTGGTATACTTTGCATTGGTCTGGAACACTAGTTGCCAGCTACTATAATTACACGTTCTGTACAATGTACTACAAAAGTCTTCGTCGTTTAGAAGCTTTgggatttttgcttttcttctctctagGTGGCAAGAAAGTATTTAATCCAAGGAAATTCAGACTCTGGAagtcagaaataatttcacaatCAGTCTTTGCTACCATTGTCTCGCATTCCTTCCCCCACTTTGTGCAGCAGCACTTTCTGCTTATGGACAAAAATCCCTTAAGTTAAACAATGTTTAGACTGTAGAGACTTAGAAGTTTAGCTTATAAAttcacattcttttaaaaatcgTTTCACTAATCTCCCACGTTTACATCTACACCAAAGAGAAAGCTCAAAAGCCTCACTTCATGCATTTCATCATCCCAGCTGAAGACTGAAATACTGTTCAGATAAAAACTTGTTGCCAACTGTAGGCATTAAGTCTTAATGCTACAAAGCCAGATGGTTCCAATGTAGAAGTCAGATTTTTCTGCGGTCTCCGCAACAGTTTCAGATATGAATAGCTAATTCCTAGTGGCAGTGGTAAAGGCATTATCAGTACACCATGAACACCACAAATGGAGGCAATTTCCAAGcatcaaagaacaaaaataaacaaaaagcacccagcaaaaaaaaatcagtgaaacaTTCTTAGTAGAGCAGGAATCTTTATTCTCTTCTCTGTTCATCTCACACCTTTTCAACCTTGGTGGGGTCATATGCGTctgaaaaagacaagaaaacactATGAATAGTGTATCGTGGAACTTTTTCAACACCAGTACGTGCAGCGAGCCatggaaataatatttcttttccctaatttttatattaaaaaaaggaaactaatGCTGGACTGACAGGTCTAAAGATACATAATACATTCCTGACCCAAATTCTGTATTTGCACCAGTATAACTCAGGAGCAACTGAGATCAAATGCATGGAGATATATGTGGGAAGCCTTGTGTAGGTAGGAGAAAGCTCACTGCTAAATGATTGCTTCTAGTGTTCAGATGCTTTGAGATTGAAAGATACAAGATTTGCCTCCCTTACACTGAACACTAAGTAAATGCTGCATGTTTCCTAGTGGGATGATTAAGGCTGGTTCAATGATACAGTTCAGTCTTCAGCGTCTTTTTATTTGATTGTGCATTCTCAGCTTGAGGTTTGTGCAATGGCACAGTGGAAAGCATCGCTGTATCACATCCCAGCAGTCAAACCGCCTCACTTCAgcctgcagaactgcagctcaTGGTGTGAATGTTATTCACTGAAGCAGCGGACTGTCTTACTAactttgctctttattttatgCCTACCTCTTGTTAGGTCACAGGATAGACcccattttgcatttctgacaTTGGCCATGCAGTGAGCAGACACAAGCCTTCTCCTTCATCCTTCATCCTTGTGACTCTGGGAAAGGACTGCAATGAAAGGGCTTTCCCTTCTGAGACCTGCCTGCACTGCACAAGCCTGCCTTACCCCAGACACACTGGGATGCACAGCCACAGAGGAGTCTGTCTAGACCCACAGGGGTCGAGACAACCCAGCACCGCAGCCTATGCTACCTGCTGTGCCTGTGTATCTTGGCTATCTGTGCTAACCTTAAAAGTCCCTCCCGCAGGCTATGCTCCCACAGCACTTGCACTTAAACAGTTGAGCATGAAAATAGCTGGACCCATAAATATCACACTTGAGAGTAAAATGTTCACCCTGAGGAGTTTTACATTGATATGAGTGAACGTCTTCATTCAAACAAGCATAAAAATCCTCAGAGggaattttttacttttatatatGTCCCTCTGCAGCGTCCAGAGACTGGGTAAGAAAGAACTTTGGCCCTACTGGGTGCTGGGGTGGGATCTGTAATTTCACTCTCCTCACATTGCTAGGCTAGCCAAGAAAGGAGTCTGTGCCAGAGCGCCTATGTTTTCAGAACTGCTTATCACTGTTCAGCTTCTGCTGGTATTTCCAAACTTCAAGGACAGACACCACATGAATGCAAAAAGTCAAGAGGAACACAGTGCTTGAGGGCTGGTGCACTCCAGGACAGCGCTGCATCTAAGCTTAGTGCACTGACAACATGAGAAGATACTATTTCAGTTGCAATTGCAAATGTTTTCTCCATCTAAAATATAAGAACACACAACAATTCTGAACTGCTCTGCATGAGGCTAACCTAAGAACAAGAATGGattaacatttcagaaactaGGTTCTCCCAAGGCCTCCCTGGCCCAGTTCCTGTACACATTCACATTGTGAGAACTCACTACCAGCTAGAGGAGCTCACTGTCTGAGGGAGAGGGGTGAGAAATTCAGGCCACAAGACATGGAGCTCCTGCACAGTCCAGGTTATTCCTTAAAAGCTTCCCCAGATCTTCAACATCTAAACCAAGGACCCCAAAGATCCAGACTGCCAGGAAGACTCCTGGCAAGATCAGAATTCTGGACGGGCAAATACCGGAATTCCTGCACTGATgcacaaacatttcttcaaCATTTGGTTAAACTAATTTGCAATGCTCCCTACAGAAACAAGGCCAAGTCAGTAGCCTCACGGAAGCAGTCttcaaacagcaaagaagaaaaaacatccagTGCATTTGGGAACATTTGGAGGTGTTCTTCAAATGGCACTATTTGCATAGTAAGATCAGCTCTTACACTGAGATGACTGTTCATCTGCCAAGCTACATTATACATGTGAAAGCCTGTTTCTTCTAAGGCTTCTGAGCCCAGTCTGCAATAAGACTAACATCACCCTAGCTTGCTCCAAATAGAATGGactttagaaatatttactcCCTGAAAGGAACAAATACAATGTTTTTTCAAGACTAGTTCTCATTTTGGCATTCACTGGTACCAGTGAGCTAGTCTGGAAGACGGAGTGATAGTTAACAAAGAAGACAAACATCAGGCCCTTCTATAAACATAAATCTTCAGTCCTGCCTCACTAAGGCGAGGTGAAGATCTTGTGGCTGTCTGCAAGTCAGACTCTTTGGATGTGAGGAAGCCAGTGGAGGGGACTGCTTCTACCACGTCTGTTaccctgcagtgctggatgTGTGCAGCAGGAAGGGACAGCCACATTGTGGACATGGGGAAAGCTGttaaaaggaaatactgcaGTGGGCACACACTCCAGAATACAAGCCTGGTATTGTCAGCAAGAAGGATAAAACTAGACCTAATTTACTGCAGAATAATTCTGAGTACAAGGCTCCATAAAACACACACAATCTGTTTTCATACATCCCTGAAGTCATGTCACCacaacagttattttcttcactCCAGCAGAAACCCCAAGGGAAGAAAACACATGAGATACATGTGGGGCATACCAGATCTGATGGCTACATGGAAGCTGAATTAGCCTGTTCGGAAAATCTGCTCTAGAGAATTACAGTTCAGAGCAGGAAGagatgcagagctgtgggcTATAGAAAAAGATGCAAAGGAAAAGGCTGTAAGACTGGAAGAGTAAATGCTTAGAACTCACATAAAcatttatcttcagaaataaatacacacattCACTTTAAAGTATGCTCAATTTAGTTTCAGTCCCTCCGTACCGGAAAACTGTAAACAGATTTATACTGGTGGAGTTTAATGAATAACTTGTGCAAATTTCAAGACAAAGTGGCAGCTGTTGCAAGGAGGAtagaaaaagggagaagattaatattaatttaacaACTTTCACACTATGCACTGGCTCACTGCAATTAATTTAATGCACTAGGCAGGTGGCCTGGGAGATTTATCCCTTTACGCAAATCTACGGCAACAACTGATTTTCAGTTGCTCAATACAATGCCatatgaaaactgttttgtagaGAGAACAGCTCATGTTACTTCGGAGATGCATATGGACTACCCAAGTTTACATGCTTTCGAGAGATGAGGAACAcgcacaccaaaaaaaaaaaggtgttcaCTGAAAAAGTCAACTTTCCATTTGACCTGGGGATAACAGTTGTTCTCAACATGTGATTTGGAAAATATTCATGAGAGAGAGAATTTTCCAGGCCCCTTAATGTAGCCATTTCCCAGAGGCTTCACAGAAGAacatcagatttttatttttagttctttctGAACTCTGATATAGTATGTGTCTACTTAAGTATTAGAGATGGAAAATTAGCTATTCAGGGAGAGGCCATCATTAAATCACCACGTGTCCCCAAACACTGGCACAGGAGTGACTATCTTTGAACTGAGCTATTTGAAGCTGGCAGTTCCCTGAAACAATTAGACAGACAGCAGACCTCGGGGACTGCTCCAGTCTCTGTGAATGAGTATCAGTATCACAAGTTAGTTTTACAGTTAAGTTTTCCTAAAATAGGACCACTCATATTGCCTCTTCCACTAGGATAGTAAAGGGGGTGACAACCAGATGGGGGTAGTACCACCTACAGCCTGTTACTATTTGAGCGGCATTACGTGGGCATAAGCGAAGTGACTGTGCCTGTTACATAAGAAAACAGTACCCACTCAGATCTCCAAAAGTAGGGTCTTACCTAAGGAAAAATCTctgttgattttcttcttgtccATTCCACCTAAATATccattttcactgagagagaTAACACGCTTGGAGACAGCCCCTGAGGTTGCCAGTTTGCTTCCTCTCTCCTCATGTACCTTTGACAGCTTCTCCTCGTCCACCTCCTCTCCTGAGTCTGCACTTTTAATGCTCAGACGTCTCATCCGGGACACAGAGTCAACTTCTTTCATTCGCACTAAGCGATCCATGGCAGTCCGGCTTGGTGGAGACGTGAGCTTGCCTTGTAGTGTCTCTATCACTTTTGAGGTGCTCCTCACTCTCTTTTCTGAGTGCTGACACACAGTTGATTTAGACACCAAGTTTTGGTCCCCACCTTGGCTGGGACTCACATGTTGTTCAAACGCTTGCTCCTTCACCAGTGTTTTAGTGCTGCTGTTCTGGTGAGTGGTCTGGCATTCATCAGGATATAACGATCGGTCCCTCTCTCCAACAAAGAGAGCACTCTCTGTCCAGCCACACTTACGTCTGCCTTCATAagaactgtctttttttccttctttgccaCTTACAGTGCTCTCTGCTGATGACCCAAAGTCGTGGGCATCACTAGCAGGCCTTGTGCCTGGCTGGGGTCCAACATGGTCATCTGGAAGGAGAGACTCCACTGCTATTTCTATGCCTAAAATTCTTGCAGCTCTTGCCTGCAAGGACTCATTCACAGGGATTTCCACTGAATTTGCATTTGAAGAGTGATCAGAATTACTAGCACCAGGTCCTGTGGCTGTATCAAGTCCCACTGCCCTCAAATCCGGCTCCGAGCACCCTTGGTTCCTCTTAGTTAAGGACAAGCGCACTACGGAGCCTCTCTCAAACTTCATATCATTTTGGGGAGCTGCACCTTTGCTCAGTTTAACAAAGTCTAAATAGTCTTGGTCTTCACTCATCTCCTGTAAGACAGGATTATTGAAAGGATTACCATGATAGGAACTGCTTGGGCTACTGGACAAGAATCTCTTGATAGGTCCCGCACGAACTGGCTGGCTGTTTGCTCTATTCTTGGCTTCCCCCATCCTCGTTTCCGTTATCAGACTTCCATCTGCTGGCCTGACTCCTTCATTGCTCCCTCCTGGCTGCGAAGAGCACTGGGAGCCAACGCAGCCCATCTCAGCACCATGCTCTGTCCCTGTGCTCCAACTTTCAGACTTACTTTTAACTCTTCCTGACTTAAATACAGGCACCTCTGGCACAACCGTTTCCAACTTCCCACCACATTTTGGTTCTTGGTTCCCATTTCTAGGTGACCTTCTCTGTGGAAGGACATGTGGCTGTGGAGAAGCTGCTGCACTTTCCAAGTCTTCCTCACTGCTCGTGCTCTCTTCCTGCCCTTGCAACTCCTTGTTAAAACTTTCTAGCTCGCTTATTGCATCCCAGGGTCGGCGACTGACAGGCTTCAGAAGGAACTGCCCAAACAGCTCTTTGCTGTTGCAAGGAGCTCCTGCTTCTCCCTTAACCACATCGGCCTTGGGAAGAAGGCCAGCTTCCCACTCCTGGGCAGGCAGGGGCTGGTTTTGGTGGCCCTTTGGCGAGGAGGCCTGTGGGACGGAGGTGGCAGTTCTTGAAAACGCGCTGTTGCTGGACTGGCTGAGGTACATCTGTCCCTTCATGCCGTAAGCACCCTGTCTGCAGCCTCTGTCATCAGAAGGTGACCCTGACTGTTTTGACCCTGCTATGGATGCCGTACATCCTAGTTGCTTTGGAGACAGCGATTTGTTGCTGTTGGGCTGCCCAGGCTTTGTACCATGGAAAATCTGTGGGTTTTTAGGTTCTTCAGAGAAACTGGTCTGTGTCTGCTGGTCTTTGTACTGATCACCTGGCCAGGAGCCAGAGTATTTGAGCTCTCTGTGTTTTGCAGGCTGAATAAATCTGAGGTCATTCATTTGTTTGAACTCTTCTGGTCTCCACAGCTCTTGTTTTTGTAACTCATTTTTATTGGTCATGCTTCCTGTAAGAGCTTGTAACTCCAAGTCAGTCGAAGACATACTTAAGAGACTTTGTTCTTGCAAAGCCCCATTGTTATCAAACCCGTTCTTATCAGGGCTCTGGGTTATGTTGTTGTTCCTATCTGTATCTGGCAGATTTGATTCTGATTTAACTGGGATAGAGACCAAACAAAATAtagtttcattcatttttttctttgaactcTTTTTGCTCTGCATCCCAGTTCCAGGTTCAAACTTTTTCACTTTTGTAACGGTCTCACAGGTGCTGTCCATATGTGAGTTTCTTACAAAAAGTTTGCCTTTTGTGTACTCTGTGCTGGCTTCGTTACAGGGGCTGTGATTAGTTGTGCTACAACTGTCTCTTTGGTCCAGCAAGGCACAATTTTCCTGATCTCGGACGGATGGTGCCAACCatctgctgctgtgggtggaGCTGCCAGAAGATCTTTCTCCCTTTACAGAACCGGACAAGTGTGATGCATCCAAAAAGGCACTGTTGTACTGTACTTCAAGATCTCTCTCTTGCAAAGTACCGGAACTGGGACTATGTGTATTTTCAATGTATTTAATGTTGTCCTGCAGACCTTCCGGTGGTGCAATTTTAATATGCCGTATCCGAGGATCATCAAAGGGAATATACTGAACAGAACGCAGGTAGTCAGCGGGGCGCCTCGAATGGCTTTGCTTCCCAGGAGGAAGATGGTTGTCTTTGCAAGGTGGAGCccccatttcattttcagctggtCGTTGGCAGGCGACAGCCCGCTCTGCAGTGTCCTGCTGATCACTGCTGGCATACACGGCGTTGTTAGGCACTTCACTGAGGGGATGTGGGCTCACGGTATGGTGAGGTGGGGATTTGTAAGATGGAGGAGGTACATAGACCGGGGGCTCCAAACCAGGGTCTTGAATACAAGCATCTTGCCTCGGCTCATTTGCTTTGGCTAAATAGGAAATGGGTTCATCTTTCTGGTAGTGGTCCTGAAAACCACCAGTTTCAGCAGGTGCCCTGCTCTGTCGCTGCAGTTCATAGGATGGAGGCTTCAGAGGTCTCCCATACTTGGGCTTCACCAGGGGAAGGAAATGGCCTCCCGTTTCATGGTGCTTGGCAGATTCCACAGTCAGTCTGTGTGAGGGATAGGAGGGGGCTTTACTTACGCTGAGGGAGTTGTTGCTGTTGGTCAGGGAGGGCATTTCCACACACCTCATGCTCTCCGGCAAAAGGACTCTTGGCAAGGACTGAGACTTCCCTTTGTTGTGGGAGCCCAGGACATCGTCTCCCAGAGTCAGCGTATACAGCTCTTGGAGCAGTTTCTCCCTGTCACCGTCTGACATCTGCCTTCCTACCTTTTTTGGCTGGTTCCAGCTTTCTGTTCTCATGTTCTGCCATTTGCAGTCACCAGGCCCCTCACAGCTCTCGGGCAAGCCGCTTCTTCTGATGTACTCCGTGCTCAGCCCGACTTTCAGCTGGGCATCCTTGGGATGCCTGGGTGCCCCATGGGTCGCGGCCAGACCTTGCATTTCTGCACCTCCTCTCTGGGAGTAGCCCAGCAGCACGCTGAAGTCCTGCCCTCGCCTCCTCCAGTAGGCCAGATCTTTATCAGTCTTGGGCTGGGAAGACCATGCTAGCTGAGGCCTATCATAAAccctgaaaaagaaacacagtgtCATAGGCAATTTCCACAGATGCACTTTCTTTCCCTTATGGGTAATTCCATTAAGAGGTCAAATGTTAAGTTATG
This genomic interval carries:
- the JCAD gene encoding junctional protein associated with coronary artery disease isoform X1 codes for the protein MFSVEDLLISHGYKLSKNPPASYENRYDGYRHEAAGNRSAQRTLNGFEADPRATYCKKPLTKTNSSSTESSHGSQGRQAGPGYHHDLQGLSTFHTSEGGVYDRPQLAWSSQPKTDKDLAYWRRRGQDFSVLLGYSQRGGAEMQGLAATHGAPRHPKDAQLKVGLSTEYIRRSGLPESCEGPGDCKWQNMRTESWNQPKKVGRQMSDGDREKLLQELYTLTLGDDVLGSHNKGKSQSLPRVLLPESMRCVEMPSLTNSNNSLSVSKAPSYPSHRLTVESAKHHETGGHFLPLVKPKYGRPLKPPSYELQRQSRAPAETGGFQDHYQKDEPISYLAKANEPRQDACIQDPGLEPPVYVPPPSYKSPPHHTVSPHPLSEVPNNAVYASSDQQDTAERAVACQRPAENEMGAPPCKDNHLPPGKQSHSRRPADYLRSVQYIPFDDPRIRHIKIAPPEGLQDNIKYIENTHSPSSGTLQERDLEVQYNSAFLDASHLSGSVKGERSSGSSTHSSRWLAPSVRDQENCALLDQRDSCSTTNHSPCNEASTEYTKGKLFVRNSHMDSTCETVTKVKKFEPGTGMQSKKSSKKKMNETIFCLVSIPVKSESNLPDTDRNNNITQSPDKNGFDNNGALQEQSLLSMSSTDLELQALTGSMTNKNELQKQELWRPEEFKQMNDLRFIQPAKHRELKYSGSWPGDQYKDQQTQTSFSEEPKNPQIFHGTKPGQPNSNKSLSPKQLGCTASIAGSKQSGSPSDDRGCRQGAYGMKGQMYLSQSSNSAFSRTATSVPQASSPKGHQNQPLPAQEWEAGLLPKADVVKGEAGAPCNSKELFGQFLLKPVSRRPWDAISELESFNKELQGQEESTSSEEDLESAAASPQPHVLPQRRSPRNGNQEPKCGGKLETVVPEVPVFKSGRVKSKSESWSTGTEHGAEMGCVGSQCSSQPGGSNEGVRPADGSLITETRMGEAKNRANSQPVRAGPIKRFLSSSPSSSYHGNPFNNPVLQEMSEDQDYLDFVKLSKGAAPQNDMKFERGSVVRLSLTKRNQGCSEPDLRAVGLDTATGPGASNSDHSSNANSVEIPVNESLQARAARILGIEIAVESLLPDDHVGPQPGTRPASDAHDFGSSAESTVSGKEGKKDSSYEGRRKCGWTESALFVGERDRSLYPDECQTTHQNSSTKTLVKEQAFEQHVSPSQGGDQNLVSKSTVCQHSEKRVRSTSKVIETLQGKLTSPPSRTAMDRLVRMKEVDSVSRMRRLSIKSADSGEEVDEEKLSKVHEERGSKLATSGAVSKRVISLSENGYLGGMDKKKINRDFSLDAYDPTKVEKV
- the JCAD gene encoding junctional protein associated with coronary artery disease isoform X2 is translated as MQGLAATHGAPRHPKDAQLKVGLSTEYIRRSGLPESCEGPGDCKWQNMRTESWNQPKKVGRQMSDGDREKLLQELYTLTLGDDVLGSHNKGKSQSLPRVLLPESMRCVEMPSLTNSNNSLSVSKAPSYPSHRLTVESAKHHETGGHFLPLVKPKYGRPLKPPSYELQRQSRAPAETGGFQDHYQKDEPISYLAKANEPRQDACIQDPGLEPPVYVPPPSYKSPPHHTVSPHPLSEVPNNAVYASSDQQDTAERAVACQRPAENEMGAPPCKDNHLPPGKQSHSRRPADYLRSVQYIPFDDPRIRHIKIAPPEGLQDNIKYIENTHSPSSGTLQERDLEVQYNSAFLDASHLSGSVKGERSSGSSTHSSRWLAPSVRDQENCALLDQRDSCSTTNHSPCNEASTEYTKGKLFVRNSHMDSTCETVTKVKKFEPGTGMQSKKSSKKKMNETIFCLVSIPVKSESNLPDTDRNNNITQSPDKNGFDNNGALQEQSLLSMSSTDLELQALTGSMTNKNELQKQELWRPEEFKQMNDLRFIQPAKHRELKYSGSWPGDQYKDQQTQTSFSEEPKNPQIFHGTKPGQPNSNKSLSPKQLGCTASIAGSKQSGSPSDDRGCRQGAYGMKGQMYLSQSSNSAFSRTATSVPQASSPKGHQNQPLPAQEWEAGLLPKADVVKGEAGAPCNSKELFGQFLLKPVSRRPWDAISELESFNKELQGQEESTSSEEDLESAAASPQPHVLPQRRSPRNGNQEPKCGGKLETVVPEVPVFKSGRVKSKSESWSTGTEHGAEMGCVGSQCSSQPGGSNEGVRPADGSLITETRMGEAKNRANSQPVRAGPIKRFLSSSPSSSYHGNPFNNPVLQEMSEDQDYLDFVKLSKGAAPQNDMKFERGSVVRLSLTKRNQGCSEPDLRAVGLDTATGPGASNSDHSSNANSVEIPVNESLQARAARILGIEIAVESLLPDDHVGPQPGTRPASDAHDFGSSAESTVSGKEGKKDSSYEGRRKCGWTESALFVGERDRSLYPDECQTTHQNSSTKTLVKEQAFEQHVSPSQGGDQNLVSKSTVCQHSEKRVRSTSKVIETLQGKLTSPPSRTAMDRLVRMKEVDSVSRMRRLSIKSADSGEEVDEEKLSKVHEERGSKLATSGAVSKRVISLSENGYLGGMDKKKINRDFSLDAYDPTKVEKV